One Anoplopoma fimbria isolate UVic2021 breed Golden Eagle Sablefish chromosome 2, Afim_UVic_2022, whole genome shotgun sequence DNA window includes the following coding sequences:
- the mespaa gene encoding mesoderm posterior aa: MEVSYCSPLQLQDNSFLFDCESLLDNTYDPLAYDPASDPGYFSAGSSSLSPTSSVDSFCFSPNSLQAAGNEPNAIDNFVFKSPAIPRINHGTPSPLCSGSSTAKSSSTKKSRSRYPGKKRQTASDREKLRMRDLTKALQHLRTYLPPSVAPSGQTLTKIDTLRLTIRYISHLSAQLGHSEEVLEQRASGFGEQPQNLSQFLGQPTASYSHQEPDCNTMSSAHLSSLQPSYQVSNGVCFTGEQFWMSQQQLQNAAFSGHC; the protein is encoded by the exons ATGGAGGTTTCCTActgctctcctctccagctccaggACAACTCTTTCCTGTTTGACTGCGAGTCCCTGCTGGACAATACCTATGATCCCCTGGCATACGATCCAGCCTCAGACCCTGGTTACTTCAGCgcaggcagcagcagcctgtctCCCACGTCTTCTGTGGACTCCTTCTGCTTCTCCCCCAATTCCCTCCAGGCCGCCGGAAACGAACCGAACGCCATTGACAATTTCGTCTTCAAAAGCCCAGCAATTCCTCGCATCAACCACGGGACGCCATCTCCTCTTTGCTCCGGATCCTCCACGGCCAAGTCCTCCTCTACAAAGAAATCCAGATCCAGGTATCCGGGGAAGAAGCGTCAGACAGCCAGCGACAGAGAGAAGCTGAGGATGAGGGATCTAACCAAGGCCCTCCAGCACCTCAGGACATACCTGCCTCCCTCGGTGGCTCCGTCCGGGCAGACCCTGACCAAGATCGATACGCTACGCCTCACCATACGCTACATCTCCCACTTGTCAGCTCAACTGGGCCACAGCGAGGAGGTGCTGGAGCAGAGAGCCTCAGGGTTTGGGGAGCAGCCCCAAAACCTCAGCCAGTTCCTGGGTCAGCCAACAGCCAGCTACAGCCATCAAGAACCAGACTGTAACACCATGAGCTCAGCACATCTGTCCTCTCTGCAGCCCTCATATCAG GTTTCAAATGGAGTTTGCTTCACCGGCGAGCAGTTCTGGATGTCACAGCAGCAACTTCAGAACGCTGCCTTCTCTGGACATTGTTGA